A single Vigna radiata var. radiata cultivar VC1973A chromosome 8, Vradiata_ver6, whole genome shotgun sequence DNA region contains:
- the LOC106769778 gene encoding zinc finger CCCH domain-containing protein 32 isoform X3 yields MDLYGRTPARNGSNPVSQSEWRSPATDTALQESMWHLTLGGGESYPERLGVPNCVYYMRTGVCGYGGRCRYNHPRDRAAVAAAVRATGEYPERVGEPPCQYYLKTGTCKFGASCKFHHPKNGGGYLSQAPLNVYGYPLRPGEKECSYYLKTGQCKFGISCKFHHPQPAGTSLPASAPQFYQQVQSPTVPLPEQYGGASSSLRVARPPMLPGSYVQGAYAPVLLSPGVVPFPGWSPYSAPVSPVPSPGAQPAVGGTSLYGMTQLSSPTSAFARPYTPLPSTSGPLGSSLKEQLFPERPGEPECQYYLRTGDCKFGLACRYHHPRDHIVARPLLNPVGLPLRPGPPLKKYLDFEVLISASSLGDVIRKHRICIGHYSGQDMISSLHCMYILVLGL; encoded by the exons ATGGACTTGTACGGTCGGACCCCCGCCAGGAATGGATCCAACCCGGTCAGCCAATCGGAATGGCGCTCACCGGCCACCGACACTGCTCTCCAAg AATCCATGTGGCATTTAACGTTGGGTGGTGGGGAATCTTACCCGGAGCGGCTCGGCGTGCCCAATTGTGTGTATTACATGCGAACTGGTGTGTGTGGATATGGAGGCAGGTGTCGTTACAATCATCCTCGTGACCGTGCTGCG GTTGCTGCGGCAGTAAGAGCTACAGGGGAGTACCCAGAAAGGGTGGGGGAACCTCCGTGTCAG TATTATTTAAAAACGGGAACCTGTAAATTTGGTGCATCCTGTAAATTCCACCATCCTAAAAATGGAGGTGGATATTTAAGCCAAGCTCCACTAAATGTCTACGGATACCCATTAAGGCCT GGTGAGAAAGAATGCTCCTACTATTTGAAAACGGGGCAGTGCAAATTTGGTATATCTTGTAAATTCCATCATCCTCAACCTGCTGGCACGTCATTGCCAGCATCTGCACCTCAATTTTATCAACAGGTGCAGTCTCCTACAGTTCCTCTGCCTGAACAGTATGGAGGAGCTTCTTCGAGCTTGAGAGTGGCTAGGCCTCCTATGTTGCCTGGTTCATATGTTCAAGGGGCTTATGCTCCTGTACTTCTTTCTCCAGGGGTTGTCCCATTTCCCGGATGGAGTCCTTATTCG GCACCTGTAAGTCCCGTGCCATCTCCTGGTGCTCAACCTGCCGTTGGGGGTACATCTTTATATGGAATGACCCAGTTATCGTCACCAACATCAGCTTTTGCAAGACCATATACTCCCCTTCCCTCTACCTCTGGCCCTTTAGGAAGCAGCCTGAAGGAACAATTATTTCCCGAAAGACCTGGTGAACCTGAATGCCAATACTATCTGAGAACAGGGGACTGTAAATTTGGATTAGCTTGTCGATATCACCATCCTCGGGATCATATTGTGGCACGGCCACTTCTTAACCCTGTTGGACTTCCTTTACGTCCG GGCCCTCCACTCAAAAAGTATTTGGACTTTGAAGTCCTCATTTCAG CATCATCTTTGGGGGATGTGATACGGAAACATAGGATCTGTATTGGGCACTACAGTGGACAGGATATGATTTCATCATTACATTGTATGTACATTTTGGTTCTGGGCTTGTAG
- the LOC106772685 gene encoding zinc finger CCCH domain-containing protein 32 isoform X1, translating to MDLYGRAPVRNGSNPVNQPEWPSPGIDTALEESMWHLTLGGGESYPERPGVPNCVYYMRTGVCGYGSRCRYNHPRDRAAVVAAVRATGEYPERVGEPPCQYYLKTGTCKFGASCKFHHPKNGGGYLSQAPLNTYGYPLRPGEKECSYYLKTGQCKFGVTCKFHHPQPAGSPLPASAPQFYQQVQSPTVPVPEQYAGASANLRVARPPVLSGSYVQGAYGPVLLSPGVVQFPGWSPYSAPVSPVLSPGAQPAVGATSLYGVTQLSSPTSAFARPYTPLSSTTGPSGNIPKDQLFPERPGEPECQYFLRTGDCKFGLACRYHHPRDHIVARPFLSPIGLPLRPGEQPCAFYLQNGHCKFGSTCKFDHPLGSLNYSPSVSSFIDVPVTPYPVGSLLSQLAPSTTSSELRPELISGSKKESLSARIPSSGTSVGLIFSQGGSISLSDVQLSSQSSAPLGSSRSNRQSGEIR from the exons ATGGACTTGTACGGTCGGGCCCCCGTCAGGAACGGATCCAACCCGGTCAACCAACCCGAATGGCCTTCACCGGGCATCGACACTGCTCTCGAAG AATCCATGTGGCATTTAACCCTCGGTGGCGGCGAATCTTACCCGGAGCGGCCCGGCGTGCCCAATTGTGTTTATTACATGCGAACCGGTGTGTGCGGATACGGTAGCAGGTGTCGTTACAATCACCCTCGTGATCGTGCTGCG GTTGTTGCGGCGGTAAGAGCTACAGGGGAGTACCCTGAACGGGTGGGGGAACCTCCATGTCAG TATTATTTAAAGACTGGAACCTGTAAATTTGGAGCATCCTGTAAATTCCACCATCCAAAAAATGGAGGTGGATATTTAAGTCAAGCTCCACTAAATACTTACGGATACCCATTAAGGCCG GGTGAGAAAGAGTGCTCCTATTATTTAAAAACGGGGCAGTGCAAATTTGGTGTTACCTGTAAATTCCATCATCCTCAACCTGCTGGCTCACCATTGCCAGCATCTGCACCTCAATTTTATCAACAGGTGCAGTCTCCTACCGTTCCTGTGCCTGAACAGTATGCAGGAGCTTCGGCAAACTTGAGAGTGGCCAGGCCCCCTGTATTGTCTGGTTCCTATGTACAAGGGGCTTATGGTCCTGTACTTCTTTCTCCTGGGGTTGTCCAATTTCCTGGATGGAGTCCTTACTCG GCACCTGTAAGTCCTGTGCTATCTCCTGGTGCTCAACCTGCTGTTGGGGCCACTTCTTTATACGGAGTGACCCAGTTGTCATCACCAACATCAGCTTTTGCTAGACCATATACTCCGCTGTCCTCTACTACTGGACCTTCAGGAAACATACCTAAGGATCAATTATTTCCTGAAAGACCCGGTGAACCTGAATGCCAATACTTTCTAAGAACAGGGGACTGTAAATTTGGATTAGCTTGTCGATATCATCATCCTCGGGATCATATTGTTGCACGGCCATTTCTTAGCCCAATTGGACTTCCTTTACGACCG GGCGAACAACCTTGCGCTTTTTATTTGCAAAACGGGCATTGCAAGTTTGGCTCCACATGCAAATTTGACCATCCTTTGGGATCTTTGAACTACAGTCCATCGGTATCTTCTTTCATTGATGTGCCAGTTACTCCATACCCGGTGGGGTCTTTGCTGTCTCAGCTGGCTCCTTCTACAACATCTTCAGAGCTTCGACCTGAACTGATATCCGGGTCCAAAAAGGAATCCCTTTCAGCCAGAATACCTTCTTCTGGTACTTCTGTGGGTCTAATTTTCTCACAAGGTGGTTCTATCTCGTTATCTGATGTGCAACTCTCAAGTCAGAGTTCTGCCCCTCTTGGCAGTAGCAGAAGCAACAGACAAAGCGGTGAGATACGTTGA
- the LOC106769778 gene encoding zinc finger CCCH domain-containing protein 32 isoform X2: MDLYGRTPARNGSNPVSQSEWRSPATDTALQESMWHLTLGGGESYPERLGVPNCVYYMRTGVCGYGGRCRYNHPRDRAAVAAAVRATGEYPERVGEPPCQGEKECSYYLKTGQCKFGISCKFHHPQPAGTSLPASAPQFYQQVQSPTVPLPEQYGGASSSLRVARPPMLPGSYVQGAYAPVLLSPGVVPFPGWSPYSAPVSPVPSPGAQPAVGGTSLYGMTQLSSPTSAFARPYTPLPSTSGPLGSSLKEQLFPERPGEPECQYYLRTGDCKFGLACRYHHPRDHIVARPLLNPVGLPLRPGVQPCAFYLQNGHCKFGSTCKFDHPLGSMRYSPSASSLIDVPVTPYPVGSLLSQLAPSTTSSELRPELMSGSKKESFSARIPSGNSSGTTVGLIFSQGGSVSLSDVQLSSQSSASASSSRSTRQSGEIR; encoded by the exons ATGGACTTGTACGGTCGGACCCCCGCCAGGAATGGATCCAACCCGGTCAGCCAATCGGAATGGCGCTCACCGGCCACCGACACTGCTCTCCAAg AATCCATGTGGCATTTAACGTTGGGTGGTGGGGAATCTTACCCGGAGCGGCTCGGCGTGCCCAATTGTGTGTATTACATGCGAACTGGTGTGTGTGGATATGGAGGCAGGTGTCGTTACAATCATCCTCGTGACCGTGCTGCG GTTGCTGCGGCAGTAAGAGCTACAGGGGAGTACCCAGAAAGGGTGGGGGAACCTCCGTGTCAG GGTGAGAAAGAATGCTCCTACTATTTGAAAACGGGGCAGTGCAAATTTGGTATATCTTGTAAATTCCATCATCCTCAACCTGCTGGCACGTCATTGCCAGCATCTGCACCTCAATTTTATCAACAGGTGCAGTCTCCTACAGTTCCTCTGCCTGAACAGTATGGAGGAGCTTCTTCGAGCTTGAGAGTGGCTAGGCCTCCTATGTTGCCTGGTTCATATGTTCAAGGGGCTTATGCTCCTGTACTTCTTTCTCCAGGGGTTGTCCCATTTCCCGGATGGAGTCCTTATTCG GCACCTGTAAGTCCCGTGCCATCTCCTGGTGCTCAACCTGCCGTTGGGGGTACATCTTTATATGGAATGACCCAGTTATCGTCACCAACATCAGCTTTTGCAAGACCATATACTCCCCTTCCCTCTACCTCTGGCCCTTTAGGAAGCAGCCTGAAGGAACAATTATTTCCCGAAAGACCTGGTGAACCTGAATGCCAATACTATCTGAGAACAGGGGACTGTAAATTTGGATTAGCTTGTCGATATCACCATCCTCGGGATCATATTGTGGCACGGCCACTTCTTAACCCTGTTGGACTTCCTTTACGTCCG GGTGTACAACCTTGCGCATTTTATTTGCAAAATGGACATTGCAAGTTTGGCTCGACGTGCAAATTTGACCATCCTCTGGGATCCATGAGATACAGTCCATCAGCATCTTCTCTCATTGATGTGCCAGTTACTCCATATCCAGTTGGTTCTTTGCTGTCTCAGCTGGCCCCTTCAACAACCTCTTCAGAGCTTCGGCCTGAACTGATGTCAGGGTCCAAAAAGGAATCCTTTTCGGCCAGAATACCTTCTGGAAACAGTTCCGGTACCACTGtgggtttaatattttcacaaGGTGGGTCTGTTTCCCTATCTGATGTGCAACTCTCAAGTCAGAGTTCTGCCTCTGCTAGCAGTAGCAGAAGCACCAGACAAAGTGGTGAGATACGTTGA
- the LOC106769778 gene encoding zinc finger CCCH domain-containing protein 32 isoform X1: protein MDLYGRTPARNGSNPVSQSEWRSPATDTALQESMWHLTLGGGESYPERLGVPNCVYYMRTGVCGYGGRCRYNHPRDRAAVAAAVRATGEYPERVGEPPCQYYLKTGTCKFGASCKFHHPKNGGGYLSQAPLNVYGYPLRPGEKECSYYLKTGQCKFGISCKFHHPQPAGTSLPASAPQFYQQVQSPTVPLPEQYGGASSSLRVARPPMLPGSYVQGAYAPVLLSPGVVPFPGWSPYSAPVSPVPSPGAQPAVGGTSLYGMTQLSSPTSAFARPYTPLPSTSGPLGSSLKEQLFPERPGEPECQYYLRTGDCKFGLACRYHHPRDHIVARPLLNPVGLPLRPGVQPCAFYLQNGHCKFGSTCKFDHPLGSMRYSPSASSLIDVPVTPYPVGSLLSQLAPSTTSSELRPELMSGSKKESFSARIPSGNSSGTTVGLIFSQGGSVSLSDVQLSSQSSASASSSRSTRQSGEIR, encoded by the exons ATGGACTTGTACGGTCGGACCCCCGCCAGGAATGGATCCAACCCGGTCAGCCAATCGGAATGGCGCTCACCGGCCACCGACACTGCTCTCCAAg AATCCATGTGGCATTTAACGTTGGGTGGTGGGGAATCTTACCCGGAGCGGCTCGGCGTGCCCAATTGTGTGTATTACATGCGAACTGGTGTGTGTGGATATGGAGGCAGGTGTCGTTACAATCATCCTCGTGACCGTGCTGCG GTTGCTGCGGCAGTAAGAGCTACAGGGGAGTACCCAGAAAGGGTGGGGGAACCTCCGTGTCAG TATTATTTAAAAACGGGAACCTGTAAATTTGGTGCATCCTGTAAATTCCACCATCCTAAAAATGGAGGTGGATATTTAAGCCAAGCTCCACTAAATGTCTACGGATACCCATTAAGGCCT GGTGAGAAAGAATGCTCCTACTATTTGAAAACGGGGCAGTGCAAATTTGGTATATCTTGTAAATTCCATCATCCTCAACCTGCTGGCACGTCATTGCCAGCATCTGCACCTCAATTTTATCAACAGGTGCAGTCTCCTACAGTTCCTCTGCCTGAACAGTATGGAGGAGCTTCTTCGAGCTTGAGAGTGGCTAGGCCTCCTATGTTGCCTGGTTCATATGTTCAAGGGGCTTATGCTCCTGTACTTCTTTCTCCAGGGGTTGTCCCATTTCCCGGATGGAGTCCTTATTCG GCACCTGTAAGTCCCGTGCCATCTCCTGGTGCTCAACCTGCCGTTGGGGGTACATCTTTATATGGAATGACCCAGTTATCGTCACCAACATCAGCTTTTGCAAGACCATATACTCCCCTTCCCTCTACCTCTGGCCCTTTAGGAAGCAGCCTGAAGGAACAATTATTTCCCGAAAGACCTGGTGAACCTGAATGCCAATACTATCTGAGAACAGGGGACTGTAAATTTGGATTAGCTTGTCGATATCACCATCCTCGGGATCATATTGTGGCACGGCCACTTCTTAACCCTGTTGGACTTCCTTTACGTCCG GGTGTACAACCTTGCGCATTTTATTTGCAAAATGGACATTGCAAGTTTGGCTCGACGTGCAAATTTGACCATCCTCTGGGATCCATGAGATACAGTCCATCAGCATCTTCTCTCATTGATGTGCCAGTTACTCCATATCCAGTTGGTTCTTTGCTGTCTCAGCTGGCCCCTTCAACAACCTCTTCAGAGCTTCGGCCTGAACTGATGTCAGGGTCCAAAAAGGAATCCTTTTCGGCCAGAATACCTTCTGGAAACAGTTCCGGTACCACTGtgggtttaatattttcacaaGGTGGGTCTGTTTCCCTATCTGATGTGCAACTCTCAAGTCAGAGTTCTGCCTCTGCTAGCAGTAGCAGAAGCACCAGACAAAGTGGTGAGATACGTTGA
- the LOC106772685 gene encoding zinc finger CCCH domain-containing protein 32 isoform X2, translated as MDLYGRAPVRNGSNPVNQPEWPSPGIDTALEESMWHLTLGGGESYPERPGVPNCVYYMRTGVCGYGSRCRYNHPRDRAAYYLKTGTCKFGASCKFHHPKNGGGYLSQAPLNTYGYPLRPGEKECSYYLKTGQCKFGVTCKFHHPQPAGSPLPASAPQFYQQVQSPTVPVPEQYAGASANLRVARPPVLSGSYVQGAYGPVLLSPGVVQFPGWSPYSAPVSPVLSPGAQPAVGATSLYGVTQLSSPTSAFARPYTPLSSTTGPSGNIPKDQLFPERPGEPECQYFLRTGDCKFGLACRYHHPRDHIVARPFLSPIGLPLRPGEQPCAFYLQNGHCKFGSTCKFDHPLGSLNYSPSVSSFIDVPVTPYPVGSLLSQLAPSTTSSELRPELISGSKKESLSARIPSSGTSVGLIFSQGGSISLSDVQLSSQSSAPLGSSRSNRQSGEIR; from the exons ATGGACTTGTACGGTCGGGCCCCCGTCAGGAACGGATCCAACCCGGTCAACCAACCCGAATGGCCTTCACCGGGCATCGACACTGCTCTCGAAG AATCCATGTGGCATTTAACCCTCGGTGGCGGCGAATCTTACCCGGAGCGGCCCGGCGTGCCCAATTGTGTTTATTACATGCGAACCGGTGTGTGCGGATACGGTAGCAGGTGTCGTTACAATCACCCTCGTGATCGTGCTGCG TATTATTTAAAGACTGGAACCTGTAAATTTGGAGCATCCTGTAAATTCCACCATCCAAAAAATGGAGGTGGATATTTAAGTCAAGCTCCACTAAATACTTACGGATACCCATTAAGGCCG GGTGAGAAAGAGTGCTCCTATTATTTAAAAACGGGGCAGTGCAAATTTGGTGTTACCTGTAAATTCCATCATCCTCAACCTGCTGGCTCACCATTGCCAGCATCTGCACCTCAATTTTATCAACAGGTGCAGTCTCCTACCGTTCCTGTGCCTGAACAGTATGCAGGAGCTTCGGCAAACTTGAGAGTGGCCAGGCCCCCTGTATTGTCTGGTTCCTATGTACAAGGGGCTTATGGTCCTGTACTTCTTTCTCCTGGGGTTGTCCAATTTCCTGGATGGAGTCCTTACTCG GCACCTGTAAGTCCTGTGCTATCTCCTGGTGCTCAACCTGCTGTTGGGGCCACTTCTTTATACGGAGTGACCCAGTTGTCATCACCAACATCAGCTTTTGCTAGACCATATACTCCGCTGTCCTCTACTACTGGACCTTCAGGAAACATACCTAAGGATCAATTATTTCCTGAAAGACCCGGTGAACCTGAATGCCAATACTTTCTAAGAACAGGGGACTGTAAATTTGGATTAGCTTGTCGATATCATCATCCTCGGGATCATATTGTTGCACGGCCATTTCTTAGCCCAATTGGACTTCCTTTACGACCG GGCGAACAACCTTGCGCTTTTTATTTGCAAAACGGGCATTGCAAGTTTGGCTCCACATGCAAATTTGACCATCCTTTGGGATCTTTGAACTACAGTCCATCGGTATCTTCTTTCATTGATGTGCCAGTTACTCCATACCCGGTGGGGTCTTTGCTGTCTCAGCTGGCTCCTTCTACAACATCTTCAGAGCTTCGACCTGAACTGATATCCGGGTCCAAAAAGGAATCCCTTTCAGCCAGAATACCTTCTTCTGGTACTTCTGTGGGTCTAATTTTCTCACAAGGTGGTTCTATCTCGTTATCTGATGTGCAACTCTCAAGTCAGAGTTCTGCCCCTCTTGGCAGTAGCAGAAGCAACAGACAAAGCGGTGAGATACGTTGA
- the LOC106772724 gene encoding metal tolerance protein 2: MGFRYRNLNPLYRTCITRLSSSNFPPPVLESLNCHPLQSSLTENPAFKIPKRWHLGHSHHDEHDRRHKEGENIFRLGLAADICLATGKAVTGYLSGSTAIIADAAHSISDVVLSGIALVSFKFAKAPRDKEHPYGHGKFETIGALGISCMLLATGGGIAWHAVDLLMGLFSPGPEMVSQALAHGHGHSHEHGGHHHGIDMDHPILALNMTIVSICVKEGLYWVTKQAGEKQGSGLMKANAWHHRADAISSVVALIGVGGSILGMKFLDPLAGLFVSGMILKAGAESGYQSVLELVDAAIPAQQLDPIKQTILQVDGVKGCHRLRGRRAGSYLYLDVHIEVDPFSSVSAAHDIGENVRHQIHKSHPTVVEIFIHIDPALSHASPCTIDQQDSWSADMDQQSIVPAEDGNIKGIVSDIISSKFPQMLVERITHHTFQSKLVLQIEVSMPHDILIRHAMEMAQQAEKEILKTISNTVHVCIQLRLGQPFPKTNHT, from the exons atgGGGTTTAGATATAGAAATCTGAATCCCTTATACCGAACATGCATTACACGCCTTTCCTCTTCGAATTTCCCCCCTCCGGTCTTGGAATCGCTTAATTGCCATCCATTACAGTCCTCTTTGACTGAAAATCCCGCATTCAAAATCCCAAAGAGATGGCATTTGGGTCATTCCCACCACGATGAACACGATCGCCGCCACAAGGAGGGGGAGAATATTTTCCGCTTGGGTCTCGCCGCCGACATCTGTTTAGCCACTGGAAAAGCCGTCACCGGCTATCTTTCCGGGAGCACCGCCATTATCGCCGATGCTGCTCATTCCATATCCGATGTG GTTCTTAGTGGCATAGCTTTGGTTTCTTTCAAGTTTGCCAAGGCGCCTAGAGATAAAGAACATCCATATG GACATGGCAAATTTGAGACTATAGGAGCTCTTGGAATCTCTTGCATGCTTTTGGCTACTGGAGGTGGCATTGCTTGGCATGCTGTAGACCTTTTAATG GGATTGTTCTCACCTGGTCCTGAAATGGTTAGCCAGGCATTAGCACATGGACATGGGCATAGCCACGAGCATGGTGGACATCATCATGGAATTGACATGGATCATCCCATCCTTGCTTTGAATATGACTATTGTGTCAATATGCGTTAAAGAAGG GCTTTACTGGGTAACAAAACAAGCTGGTGAGAAGCAAGGTAGTGGACTAATGAAAGCAAATGCATGGCACCATCGTGCAGATGCAATTTCATCAGTTGTTGCTCTCATTGGAGTTG GAGGATCTATTCTTGGAATGAAGTTTCTCGATCCCCTTGCTGGACTTTTCGTCTCAGGCATGATTTTGAAAGCTGGGGCTGAAAGTGGTTACCAAAG TGTCTTGGAATTGGTTGATGCTGCAATCCCGGCACAGCAGTTGGATCCTATTAAACAGACAATATTGCAAGTTGATGGTGTCAAG GGGTGCCATCGTTTAAGAGGTAGAAGAGCTGGTTCATATCTGTATCTTGATGTACATATTGAG GTTGATCCTTTTTCTAGTGTCAGTGCTGCACATGACATTGGGGAAAACGTTCGTCACCAAATTCACAAATCTCACCCTACTGTGGTTGAAATTTTTATACACATAG ATCCTGCATTGTCACATGCTTCTCCCTGCACAATAGATCAGCAAGATAGTTGGAGCGCAGACATGGACCAGCAGAGTATTGTTCCCGCTGAGGATGGGAACATTAAAGGAATTGTTTCTGACATCATCTCATCCAAATTCCCTCAG ATGCTGGTTGAGCGCATAACTCACCACACGTTTCAAAGCAAGTTAGTTCTTCAAATTGAGGTTTCCATGCCTCATGATATCCTAATTCG GCATGCAATGGAAATGGCACAGCAAGCAGAGAAAGAGATTTTGAAGACCATCTCGAATACAGTTCATGTTTGCATTCAGCTACGTTTGGGGCAACCATTCCCAAAGACCAATCATACTTAG
- the LOC106772685 gene encoding zinc finger CCCH domain-containing protein 32 isoform X3, translated as MDLYGRAPVRNGSNPVNQPEWPSPGIDTALEESMWHLTLGGGESYPERPGVPNCVYYMRTGVCGYGSRCRYNHPRDRAAVVAAVRATGEYPERVGEPPCQYYLKTGTCKFGASCKFHHPKNGGGYLSQAPLNTYGYPLRPGEKECSYYLKTGQCKFGVTCKFHHPQPAGSPLPASAPQFYQQVQSPTVPVPEQYAGASANLRVARPPVLSGSYVQGAYGPVLLSPGVVQFPGWSPYSAPVSPVLSPGAQPAVGATSLYGVTQLSSPTSAFARPYTPLSSTTGPSGNIPKDQLFPERPGEPECQYFLRTGDCKFGLACRYHHPRDHIVARPFLSPIGLPLRPKTGRTTLRFLFAKRALQVWLHMQI; from the exons ATGGACTTGTACGGTCGGGCCCCCGTCAGGAACGGATCCAACCCGGTCAACCAACCCGAATGGCCTTCACCGGGCATCGACACTGCTCTCGAAG AATCCATGTGGCATTTAACCCTCGGTGGCGGCGAATCTTACCCGGAGCGGCCCGGCGTGCCCAATTGTGTTTATTACATGCGAACCGGTGTGTGCGGATACGGTAGCAGGTGTCGTTACAATCACCCTCGTGATCGTGCTGCG GTTGTTGCGGCGGTAAGAGCTACAGGGGAGTACCCTGAACGGGTGGGGGAACCTCCATGTCAG TATTATTTAAAGACTGGAACCTGTAAATTTGGAGCATCCTGTAAATTCCACCATCCAAAAAATGGAGGTGGATATTTAAGTCAAGCTCCACTAAATACTTACGGATACCCATTAAGGCCG GGTGAGAAAGAGTGCTCCTATTATTTAAAAACGGGGCAGTGCAAATTTGGTGTTACCTGTAAATTCCATCATCCTCAACCTGCTGGCTCACCATTGCCAGCATCTGCACCTCAATTTTATCAACAGGTGCAGTCTCCTACCGTTCCTGTGCCTGAACAGTATGCAGGAGCTTCGGCAAACTTGAGAGTGGCCAGGCCCCCTGTATTGTCTGGTTCCTATGTACAAGGGGCTTATGGTCCTGTACTTCTTTCTCCTGGGGTTGTCCAATTTCCTGGATGGAGTCCTTACTCG GCACCTGTAAGTCCTGTGCTATCTCCTGGTGCTCAACCTGCTGTTGGGGCCACTTCTTTATACGGAGTGACCCAGTTGTCATCACCAACATCAGCTTTTGCTAGACCATATACTCCGCTGTCCTCTACTACTGGACCTTCAGGAAACATACCTAAGGATCAATTATTTCCTGAAAGACCCGGTGAACCTGAATGCCAATACTTTCTAAGAACAGGGGACTGTAAATTTGGATTAGCTTGTCGATATCATCATCCTCGGGATCATATTGTTGCACGGCCATTTCTTAGCCCAATTGGACTTCCTTTACGACCG AAAACAGGGCGAACAACCTTGCGCTTTTTATTTGCAAAACGGGCATTGCAAGTTTGGCTCCACATGCAAATTTGA
- the LOC106769778 gene encoding zinc finger CCCH domain-containing protein 32 isoform X4 yields MDLYGRTPARNGSNPVSQSEWRSPATDTALQESMWHLTLGGGESYPERLGVPNCVYYMRTGVCGYGGRCRYNHPRDRAAVAAAVRATGEYPERVGEPPCQYYLKTGTCKFGASCKFHHPKNGGGYLSQAPLNVYGYPLRPGEKECSYYLKTGQCKFGISCKFHHPQPAGTSLPASAPQFYQQVQSPTVPLPEQYGGASSSLRVARPPMLPGSYVQGAYAPVLLSPGVVPFPGWSPYSAPVSPVPSPGAQPAVGGTSLYGMTQLSSPTSAFARPYTPLPSTSGPLGSSLKEQLFPERPGEPECQYYLRTGDCKFGLACRYHHPRDHIVARPLLNPVGLPLRPKTGCTTLRILFAKWTLQVWLDVQI; encoded by the exons ATGGACTTGTACGGTCGGACCCCCGCCAGGAATGGATCCAACCCGGTCAGCCAATCGGAATGGCGCTCACCGGCCACCGACACTGCTCTCCAAg AATCCATGTGGCATTTAACGTTGGGTGGTGGGGAATCTTACCCGGAGCGGCTCGGCGTGCCCAATTGTGTGTATTACATGCGAACTGGTGTGTGTGGATATGGAGGCAGGTGTCGTTACAATCATCCTCGTGACCGTGCTGCG GTTGCTGCGGCAGTAAGAGCTACAGGGGAGTACCCAGAAAGGGTGGGGGAACCTCCGTGTCAG TATTATTTAAAAACGGGAACCTGTAAATTTGGTGCATCCTGTAAATTCCACCATCCTAAAAATGGAGGTGGATATTTAAGCCAAGCTCCACTAAATGTCTACGGATACCCATTAAGGCCT GGTGAGAAAGAATGCTCCTACTATTTGAAAACGGGGCAGTGCAAATTTGGTATATCTTGTAAATTCCATCATCCTCAACCTGCTGGCACGTCATTGCCAGCATCTGCACCTCAATTTTATCAACAGGTGCAGTCTCCTACAGTTCCTCTGCCTGAACAGTATGGAGGAGCTTCTTCGAGCTTGAGAGTGGCTAGGCCTCCTATGTTGCCTGGTTCATATGTTCAAGGGGCTTATGCTCCTGTACTTCTTTCTCCAGGGGTTGTCCCATTTCCCGGATGGAGTCCTTATTCG GCACCTGTAAGTCCCGTGCCATCTCCTGGTGCTCAACCTGCCGTTGGGGGTACATCTTTATATGGAATGACCCAGTTATCGTCACCAACATCAGCTTTTGCAAGACCATATACTCCCCTTCCCTCTACCTCTGGCCCTTTAGGAAGCAGCCTGAAGGAACAATTATTTCCCGAAAGACCTGGTGAACCTGAATGCCAATACTATCTGAGAACAGGGGACTGTAAATTTGGATTAGCTTGTCGATATCACCATCCTCGGGATCATATTGTGGCACGGCCACTTCTTAACCCTGTTGGACTTCCTTTACGTCCG AAAACAGGGTGTACAACCTTGCGCATTTTATTTGCAAAATGGACATTGCAAGTTTGGCTCGACGTGCAAATTTGA